A stretch of the Candidatus Bathyarchaeota archaeon genome encodes the following:
- the gatA gene encoding Asp-tRNA(Asn)/Glu-tRNA(Gln) amidotransferase subunit GatA translates to MAKPYELSAIEVVEKIRLCELSAEDYIESILERIGNLEDRIRAFITLTPEESLRKAREVDQKVRRGEKVGRLAGLAVAVKDNISTKNLRTTCASRMLANYIPPYDATVITKLKAEDAIIIGKTNMDEFAMGSTTETSYFGATRNPWNLEKVPGGSSGGSAAAVIAEEATVALGSDTGGSIRCPSSFCSTFGLKPTYGLVSRCGLISYANSLEQIGPITREAQDSALILSVIAGHDPLDSTSANFSNKDYLKTSEDEERNYKIGIIEEFFGEGVEDDVKECVMDAVSTLEDLGATVEEVSIPSVKYALASYYIIAMSEASSNLARYDGLRYGYRKEIDEGDWSNVFSENRRLGFGQEVRRRIILGTYALSAGYYNQYYLKALRIRTLLRKDFEKALKRCNVLVGPTMPVLPFNIGEKIDDPLALYMCDILTVPANLTGNPAASIPCGFRKGLPVGMQIIGKPFDEDTIFKIAFLYQQNTHYHRLRPDI, encoded by the coding sequence ATGGCGAAACCATACGAATTGTCAGCAATTGAGGTTGTAGAAAAAATAAGGTTATGTGAACTATCCGCTGAAGACTACATTGAGTCAATATTAGAGAGAATTGGGAATTTAGAAGACAGGATACGTGCATTCATAACATTAACGCCCGAAGAATCATTAAGAAAGGCCAGAGAGGTAGATCAAAAAGTTAGAAGAGGCGAAAAAGTAGGGCGCCTAGCCGGGTTAGCAGTCGCTGTCAAGGACAACATAAGCACAAAGAATCTACGCACAACTTGCGCGTCGCGAATGTTGGCGAACTACATTCCTCCATACGATGCGACCGTAATAACGAAGCTGAAGGCCGAGGACGCGATCATCATAGGGAAGACTAACATGGATGAGTTTGCAATGGGGTCAACTACTGAAACAAGCTATTTTGGTGCAACTCGAAACCCATGGAACTTAGAGAAAGTGCCTGGAGGCTCCTCAGGGGGTAGCGCCGCGGCAGTCATAGCTGAGGAGGCTACAGTCGCCCTAGGCTCTGATACCGGAGGATCGATAAGATGTCCCTCAAGCTTCTGCTCCACTTTTGGGCTTAAACCCACGTACGGACTTGTAAGCCGATGCGGACTTATCTCTTATGCCAACAGCCTAGAGCAGATCGGACCTATTACTAGAGAAGCCCAAGACTCAGCTCTCATCCTATCAGTGATAGCGGGACATGACCCACTAGACAGCACCTCTGCAAACTTTTCCAATAAAGATTATCTCAAAACCAGTGAAGATGAAGAGAGAAACTACAAGATCGGTATAATCGAAGAGTTTTTTGGAGAAGGAGTAGAGGATGACGTGAAAGAATGTGTTATGGATGCTGTTTCAACACTAGAAGATCTTGGAGCTACCGTAGAAGAGGTTTCGATTCCAAGCGTGAAATATGCGTTAGCATCCTATTATATTATAGCAATGTCGGAGGCGAGTTCAAACCTCGCCAGATATGATGGATTGAGGTATGGGTATCGGAAAGAAATAGATGAAGGCGACTGGTCTAATGTATTCTCAGAAAACAGGAGGTTAGGGTTTGGACAAGAAGTCCGGAGGCGCATAATACTCGGCACCTATGCATTATCAGCTGGCTATTACAACCAATACTATCTTAAGGCGCTTAGAATCCGCACGCTACTGAGGAAGGACTTCGAGAAAGCCTTGAAGAGATGTAATGTGCTCGTCGGTCCAACTATGCCCGTCCTACCATTCAATATTGGAGAAAAGATAGATGACCCATTAGCACTTTACATGTGCGATATTTTGACTGTACCGGCTAACCTTACTGGAAACCCAGCAGCATCGATACCCTGCGGCTTTAGGAAAGGTCTCCCTGTGGGCATGCAGATAATTGGAAAGCCATTCGACGAAGATACAATTTTTAAAATTGCGTTTCTATACCAACAAAACACGCATTACCATAGACTGAGACCGGACATCTAA
- the gatC gene encoding Asp-tRNA(Asn)/Glu-tRNA(Gln) amidotransferase subunit GatC yields the protein MAFKGKNRITKEEVEHISWLARIHLTEVEKEIFTEQFNKILEYFRIIDEAETRGIPPTYHIIDLKNVYRKDEPGNTLTNDEPLRNAPRKENRFFKSPRMV from the coding sequence ATGGCCTTTAAAGGCAAGAATCGCATCACGAAAGAGGAGGTTGAACATATATCCTGGCTTGCGCGCATACACCTTACCGAGGTGGAAAAGGAGATCTTCACCGAACAGTTCAACAAAATCTTAGAATACTTCAGAATTATTGATGAAGCGGAAACTAGAGGTATTCCGCCAACATACCATATAATTGATCTTAAGAATGTTTATCGCAAAGATGAGCCTGGAAACACTCTCACAAACGATGAGCCCTTAAGAAATGCCCCCAGAAAAGAGAATCGTTTCTTCAAATCTCCGAGAATGGTTTAG
- a CDS encoding FGGY family carbohydrate kinase translates to MGEEGEEKYVLVFDCGSTNLKVVAVNENGCIVTYRSLPNESVPQSGSNPDWLIWDLDAIWRKLCLCAREVCKELGGKNIGGVIVATWGADGAPVNRDGSLTYPPISWQCNRTNYLVRKLEERISPWEVFQITGYQPISFNTLYKMIWLRENAPEALDEAYCWLMMPGLITSRLTGGFHIDPTSASTTMAMNLQVRDWSDLMLDLAGLDRSFFPEWCEPGEIVGYVTDKAERDCSIPSGVPVLAGGHDTQFAIFGSGAREKEAILSSGTWEILGIRMDRYHPTREAFEEGLVIEADAQDGFWNPQLLMMGSGVLEWAIDKIFQNRSEQKYEAIIAEASSSLPGSEGILFLPSFVKESGPTKKYGVMGSILGLTLRSSRSQIIRSIFEGLSYQLRYALDILRATMGLEIVGIRVVGGGSKNPLWNQIRADVTGLPIIVPEEKEYTALGAAMLAFLGLEWHSSTEQLRETVSSKEKVFEPGENRDIYERYFERYLDAIETLRYFYHH, encoded by the coding sequence ATGGGTGAAGAAGGAGAAGAAAAGTACGTTTTAGTGTTTGATTGCGGATCCACCAATCTGAAGGTTGTAGCCGTAAACGAAAATGGTTGTATCGTCACTTACAGAAGTCTGCCTAATGAGTCTGTGCCGCAGAGCGGCAGCAACCCGGATTGGCTCATATGGGATCTCGATGCCATCTGGCGAAAATTATGCTTATGTGCTAGGGAAGTTTGTAAAGAATTGGGCGGCAAGAATATTGGAGGGGTAATTGTAGCGACGTGGGGTGCGGACGGAGCTCCTGTTAATCGTGATGGATCACTGACTTATCCGCCGATATCTTGGCAATGCAATCGAACTAACTATCTGGTTCGAAAACTTGAAGAGAGAATTTCACCATGGGAGGTTTTTCAGATAACAGGTTACCAGCCCATCTCATTTAACACCCTATATAAAATGATTTGGCTAAGGGAAAATGCCCCGGAGGCTTTGGACGAAGCTTACTGTTGGCTGATGATGCCTGGTCTAATAACGTCAAGGCTAACAGGAGGGTTTCATATAGACCCTACAAGCGCATCCACTACGATGGCTATGAATCTACAGGTAAGAGACTGGTCAGATCTGATGCTGGATCTTGCAGGATTGGACAGGAGCTTTTTTCCAGAATGGTGTGAGCCTGGAGAAATAGTCGGCTACGTAACAGATAAAGCTGAGAGAGACTGCTCAATCCCTTCAGGCGTGCCGGTATTGGCTGGCGGTCATGATACTCAATTTGCGATATTCGGCTCCGGTGCACGTGAAAAGGAGGCTATACTTTCAAGTGGAACATGGGAGATTCTGGGTATCCGCATGGACCGTTATCATCCTACAAGGGAGGCTTTTGAGGAGGGGCTGGTGATCGAGGCTGACGCGCAGGATGGCTTCTGGAATCCTCAGCTACTTATGATGGGATCTGGTGTACTGGAATGGGCAATTGACAAGATTTTCCAGAATCGGAGCGAACAAAAGTATGAAGCAATCATAGCTGAGGCGTCGAGTTCTCTTCCTGGATCTGAGGGCATCCTCTTCTTACCAAGCTTTGTCAAGGAAAGTGGACCTACAAAGAAGTATGGAGTTATGGGTTCAATACTGGGATTAACGTTAAGGTCTTCCCGTAGTCAAATAATCCGCTCAATATTCGAGGGTTTATCGTATCAATTGAGATACGCGTTAGATATACTCCGTGCAACCATGGGCTTGGAAATTGTTGGAATCCGAGTTGTAGGAGGCGGGTCAAAGAATCCTCTGTGGAACCAGATTAGAGCAGACGTTACTGGTTTGCCGATAATCGTCCCAGAGGAGAAGGAATATACCGCTTTGGGCGCTGCAATGCTTGCTTTTCTTGGATTGGAGTGGCACAGTTCAACAGAGCAGTTGCGGGAGACAGTTTCTTCCAAGGAGAAGGTATTTGAACCAGGCGAGAACAGAGACATTTACGAGAGATACTTCGAACGATATTTGGATGCGATTGAGACTCTGAGATATTTCTATCACCACTAG
- a CDS encoding HAD family hydrolase produces MLSVLIKAVTFDLWNTLLEEKDYWPDRARYLQQMLKCINQPRTEEVIKEAYNKVQEYIRMIDQTEDHRFVPIEDRIELFIRNLSLELSPELKWAVKKHLTEVAAKNPPPLVKDAGDVLRILRNKYRLGIISDSGLTPGSILRKVLEDHGILPLLDVTVFSDEVGYNKPHKAMFDKALNNLQVRPDEAVHVGDLLHKDIVGARKAGMKAIWYNPKREKNLSEVEFDFEVHRLIDVVRAIEELSQRSY; encoded by the coding sequence TTGCTAAGTGTCTTGATAAAAGCGGTCACATTCGACCTGTGGAATACTCTTCTCGAAGAGAAAGACTACTGGCCGGATAGAGCGAGATACTTGCAGCAGATGCTTAAATGTATCAATCAGCCTAGGACAGAAGAGGTAATAAAAGAGGCTTACAATAAAGTCCAAGAATACATACGAATGATAGATCAAACAGAGGATCATCGCTTCGTACCTATAGAAGACAGGATAGAGCTATTCATCAGAAACTTATCTCTGGAACTGAGCCCTGAGCTGAAGTGGGCGGTGAAAAAACATTTAACAGAGGTTGCTGCTAAAAATCCTCCACCACTGGTGAAGGACGCGGGAGATGTATTGAGGATTCTTAGAAACAAATACCGGCTGGGAATAATAAGTGACAGCGGCTTGACTCCGGGAAGCATTCTAAGAAAAGTTTTAGAGGATCATGGGATCTTGCCACTTCTAGATGTAACAGTCTTCTCTGACGAGGTTGGCTACAACAAACCCCATAAGGCAATGTTTGACAAAGCCCTTAATAATCTCCAGGTTAGACCAGATGAAGCAGTTCATGTAGGCGACCTTCTGCATAAAGATATCGTCGGCGCAAGGAAAGCTGGAATGAAAGCCATATGGTATAATCCTAAAAGAGAAAAGAACCTGAGCGAGGTTGAATTTGACTTTGAAGTTCATAGACTGATTGATGTTGTTAGAGCTATAGAAGAATTGAGCCAACGTTCTTACTGA
- a CDS encoding manganese efflux pump MntP family protein → MELAETLFVALSLAMDCFSVSVTNGLATKSNRILNSLKVGFSFGFFQTSMPLIGWLGGVMLADLISELDHWIGFLLLSIIGSKMILETLKEEAADSLILSFHVLLVLSVATSIDALVVGVSLAILGMPIMIAAPLFGLVTFFLSFIGMQLGHKLGAIFGRRVGIIGGLILIGVGIKILLGHIA, encoded by the coding sequence ATGGAACTCGCTGAAACACTTTTTGTAGCGTTAAGTCTTGCTATGGACTGTTTCTCGGTATCGGTCACTAATGGCTTAGCGACAAAAAGTAATAGGATTTTGAATAGTTTAAAGGTTGGATTCTCCTTCGGGTTTTTTCAGACTTCTATGCCCTTAATCGGCTGGCTAGGAGGGGTCATGCTGGCCGATTTAATTTCTGAATTAGATCATTGGATAGGCTTTCTTCTCCTTTCTATTATAGGTTCTAAGATGATCCTTGAAACTCTTAAGGAGGAGGCAGCTGATTCCCTAATACTGTCGTTCCATGTTTTGCTCGTTTTATCAGTTGCAACAAGCATTGATGCCTTGGTAGTCGGGGTGAGCCTAGCAATTCTAGGGATGCCTATAATGATTGCAGCACCTCTGTTTGGATTAGTGACATTTTTCCTATCTTTCATTGGAATGCAGCTTGGGCATAAGCTTGGCGCAATATTTGGGCGTAGAGTCGGGATTATAGGCGGGCTCATACTCATCGGGGTTGGAATTAAGATACTCTTGGGACATATTGCTTAG